The Tursiops truncatus isolate mTurTru1 chromosome 20, mTurTru1.mat.Y, whole genome shotgun sequence DNA window AGTGCCAGAGCCTTCCCCATAAGGCCCCCATTTTTGGCAGACTGAGGGGAGTGGTTGGTAAGAGAAGTCAGAAGAGGGAGCTGAGGGGAGAAATGCTTTGATGCCCCCACCCTGGAGATGGGAGAGGTACAGGATAAGAAGCCAAGAGGGTAAATAAAAGGAGGTACAGGGAGGAGGATGCTAGGGAAGAGGAACAGACCTAGAgacagaagagagagacagaaaataagagagagaggagaaaagaagagaaaaacagtgaGAGGCAGAAAGAGGTGCCGACCAAAAGACAGACCGTTCCCACCCCTAGCTCTCAGTGGGTGAGGCGGACAAGGATCCCTGGGTCATGGTTAGACGAAGAGGCTGAATctttgccccctccccaggggaaTAGGACCCAggaacacagagacagagaggggcaCACACAGCCAACCAGAGGGCAGGCGGTCGTTGGGTGGATGTCTTAGGGAATCCTAAAAGTGGAGAAGAGGCGAGAGCCAGGAGGAGCAAAGGAGCTGGGGGGCAAAGGGGGCCAAGGAGATGCTAGAGGTGTCCCTCAAACCATGAATTAAACTGGAGGAGCACCCCACAAAGGGCTGGATCCAGGAGAGCCAGGTCGGAGGAGCCCTCATACCTTGTAGTAGATGTTTGGAGGGCTCTGGGGGGGCCCATCCTGCACGATGTACACAGGATGCCCATAGTCACCACTCACCTTTTCATAGTGGGGACAGAAGGGGGGGTCTGCAGCCCCACTGCCCCGCAGAGCTATCCCTAGCTCCCCAGGCTCAGCCTCCCTAGGTCCCATCCCGCCTCCACCCCCCAGGCCCAGAGACCCTCCCCTCCCGAAGGAGCCAGGACCAGGGTGGCGACTCTCCGAAGGCTTGGCCCGCCGTCTCCGCCAACACAtggcacccccagcccctgccacgcCCAGCAAGAGCAGCGCCAGCCCCCCTGCTGCCCCGGCCACTGCGGGCatgctgggagggggcagggggcctTCAGCACCCCGGGAGGTTGCATTGCTGGTGGGGTCACCTGGCAGGGAAGgggtgaaggaggaaagagggggtGGGGCTGAAGGAGCCACCCGGGCATCTGGACACCCATCTTTGCGGGTCCCCATGGGTTTCCCCAGCAGTGCCCAGGCCCTTTGGGGACCCCACTTCCCCTCCCGTCCAAGCCCCACTCGGAATCCAGGTGTGTCCAGCCCTTCAGCTCCATGCCAAGGAGTCCTCCCCCCTTCTCTGACAGCACTGATTGAAGCACTGACTTGGCTAATTAGTTCTGATTGAGTCTTTTCCTCATTTGGCTTCcattcccctcccaccctcccatcctctcttctcctctttcctgTATCACTGCCCCCAAAactgaagagggagggagggagagggtgaaGCTAGGGCAGCTGGGGTCCGAGAGCAGAGGAGGCTAGGGAAGACAGGAGGCTGGACCCCTGGTTCCTACCTGCTGTGTTCTCCTTCCCAGGCTCCAGGCTGTGGGCCACCCCTCGGTCTTTTTCCATGGGCATTTCAGACACAGGCTTTCGGGGGGCAGCCCCTCCTCGGGGACCTGGAGACGGGGAAGGGCCAAGAGAGGGGCTGAGACAGCAGCCCCCTGACCACGATGGTACTGCCCCTCGGCCCCTAGGAGGTGTGCCCCAGCCCCACTCACTTTGTCCCACTCGAAGAAGCACCTTCATGCCTCTAGTGAGGCACACACCTCCCTGCAAGCTCTCCAGGCCTTCCCGGGTTCCATCCGATGTGGCTGGGAGAGAAGAACCAGAGGGAGAAGTTGGCCCTCCAGAGTCTACACCTATTCTGTCTCCATGCCTGGCCCCAACACCACCCGAGGTGGCTCCAGTGGTCCCCTCCCTCATCTGCCCTCCATCCCAGGAGCACCTCCCCACTCGACCCTGCCCGCTGCCCAGCAGTACCAATTATGTAGTAATCGTGGTGTGAGCGGAACTCGTGGCCCCAGAGGTTAGGGCTATACTCCTGGAACTTGATGGTGAAGCGGAGATCCAGATCTGGCCGGTCACAAGTGAGAAGGAGGTTTGGGGCAGGGGGTGCCTCACAGCGCCGGCCCTGGGCACCCCCTACCAGATACAGCTTGTAGAACTCGTAATTAGGAGAGGAGTGGGGGCCAGGAGGCCGGGCCCGGGGGCAGAGCAGGTCTAGCCGGTCCCCGATCTGAGGGTAGAGCACGTAAccaccctctgcctggaacctATGGGGAGGAGGGCAAGGTGGATAAGGACGAGAGGTGTCAGAGGTCTGGTCCCCAGAGCTTTGCCTCCCTCACCCCACATCCCTGCAGGACAGCCTTTGTCTGAGTGGAGAGTCTGTTCTGACAGAGCAGGCACTAAGGTCTCTGGAAGCTCACGGAAGCAGCAGGAAGCCAGGCTCAGAGGTCTCCTGCCCCTTGGTGTGCCCAAATGCACTCTTCAGCCCGCCCTCACCACATGCACACTGCCATCTCTCGCTCCATCACCGGTCCTGTTGCCATGGCAACAGGATGCCAGTTACCAAGGAGCTGGCCTCTCTGGAACCACACAGCCCACCCCTCCCGGGTGATTTCACTATTCCATGGCAGTCAACCATGGGGGCAGAGCCTCCCCTCCCACAGGCCACCACTGAACTTCAGTGATTTCAGGgcaaagggggtggggtgggggagggggtgtggagggTGGTCCAGACCAGTGTCCCAAGTACCCAGGCAATGTAACAGGACACAAATGCCTGGTCTGGCAATGGCCCTAAATGGGGCTAATCGAAACAGCTGCCCCAGACATTTCCCTGCTCAGTACCCCACTTCCCCCAGGTCCCACACTTCTTAGGGAAAGTGCCCTATTGCTTTGGAATTGAAAGAGTTGACTTTTCGACCCACAGCTGACACAAGTCCTCATCTCCCTCAGCCCCGGCAGCCACTGGCCCAGCACAGCCACTACTTGCCAACAGCTGCAGACAGGGTCTCAGAACTTGGTCACAGGGGACTGCTGCTTGGTACCTTCCCAGACTCCCAAAtaaccccctccctccctgccccaacaTCCCAAAGAGCTCCCAGAACACCCTAACTCCATTTTCTCAGCTCTATCAGGATAAGCCTAACTTACATCCTCACACTGCTCCTGATACTCCAACTGCATCTGGGAGTTGGTGGGTAGAAGACTGAGAGGGGAAAAGACATTTGAGATTAGACCCCAAGAGATgtgggagggaggccagggcaggAAATGTGAGGGAAGCTGTGAAGTAAAGAGAGGAAGAATAATTACCCTAGTTCTCCTTTAATGAGCATATAATATGT harbors:
- the EFNB3 gene encoding ephrin-B3 isoform X1; translation: MGAPHSGPGGVRVGALLLLGFLGLVSGLSLEPVYWNSANKRFQAEGGYVLYPQIGDRLDLLCPRARPPGPHSSPNYEFYKLYLVGGAQGRRCEAPPAPNLLLTCDRPDLDLRFTIKFQEYSPNLWGHEFRSHHDYYIIATSDGTREGLESLQGGVCLTRGMKVLLRVGQSPRGGAAPRKPVSEMPMEKDRGVAHSLEPGKENTAGDPTSNATSRGAEGPLPPPSMPAVAGAAGGLALLLLGVAGAGGAMCWRRRRAKPSESRHPGPGSFGRGGSLGLGGGGGMGPREAEPGELGIALRGSGAADPPFCPHYEKVSGDYGHPVYIVQDGPPQSPPNIYYKV
- the EFNB3 gene encoding ephrin-B3 isoform X2, whose amino-acid sequence is MSFPLSVFYPPTPRCSWSIRSSVRMFQAEGGYVLYPQIGDRLDLLCPRARPPGPHSSPNYEFYKLYLVGGAQGRRCEAPPAPNLLLTCDRPDLDLRFTIKFQEYSPNLWGHEFRSHHDYYIIATSDGTREGLESLQGGVCLTRGMKVLLRVGQSPRGGAAPRKPVSEMPMEKDRGVAHSLEPGKENTAGDPTSNATSRGAEGPLPPPSMPAVAGAAGGLALLLLGVAGAGGAMCWRRRRAKPSESRHPGPGSFGRGGSLGLGGGGGMGPREAEPGELGIALRGSGAADPPFCPHYEKVSGDYGHPVYIVQDGPPQSPPNIYYKV